The genomic region taacacatcatcccgtgatcaactccttgatcacactgtgcacattatgatgatgtcctaccgagtgggcccagagatacctctccgtcacacggagtgacaaatcccagtctcgattcgtgccaacccaacagacactttcggagatacctgtagtgtacctttatagccacccagttacgttgtgacgtttggctcacccaaagcacttctacggtatccgggagttgcacaatctcatggtctaaggaaatgatacttgacattagaaaagctttagcatacgaactactcgatctttgtgctaggcttaggattgggtcttggtccatcacatcattctcctaatgacgtgatctcgttatcaatgacatccaatgtccatggtcaggaaaccgtaaccatctattgatcaacgagctagtcaactagaggcttactagggacatggtgttgtctatgtatccacacatgtatctgagtttcctatcaatacaattctagcatggataataaacgattatcatgaacaaggaaatataatattaactaatttattattgcctctagggcatatttccaacatcctccTCCATTTTTAGGCATACCTCCCCTTGGAGGTTTTGTCCGTTCTTCTCTGtcgttgttttgatgctactcgtcgtcttgtttccaacaagcttgagtttgctcaattcggagctcatatgcagaagttatggcagttcttgtttTCTTAGAGTGGCttttgtctggtcccagcggtagtaccgcgagcccAAGTGATGGTACCGCTTGGAGCTCTCAGCCGCAGTACCGCTTTAGTGCCGCTCTTCTACCGCCTCGTTTTGGGTCctgctcttttcgtgtcgggtttagcagtagttgcatttgtaaggcacggtagttccgcctaagcggtagtaccgctctggtcaggcggtagtaccgctactacATTACTGTCATCGTACTCTGCTCTGCCCTGCctcttttggtcccgtgttctgctcctctaGTGGTAGTACTGCTCATATGCgatactaccgccccaaggttcatatTGTGTTGCTCTTTTTCCCTGCTTCTtccacccgagcggtagtaccgctcctgtgcgggctgagcacataacggttggatttttccccctcctataaaagggggtcttcttccccaatgaaccttatcctttttagctcgtgttcttcccccattgttgaccttcttcgagcttgctaactctcaatccctccatggtttcttgctagtttttgagggaaaagagagaggagatctagatccacatttccaccaatcactttctcctctatgtgaggggaaccccttggatctagatcttcgagttcttggtgttctccttcttgttcttcctttcattttcctccatagcattagttgctttggtgggatttgggagagaaggacttgggcactccgtgtgcccttgccaatgcatttggtgcatcggtttgagttcttcacggtgatacgtggaagctacaagttgagaagcttattactcttgggttcttggtacccttgagcttgttcctcttgggtgcttggacgccctagacggttggtggtgttcggagctcaattattgtggtgtaaagcttcggacaagcgtcggggtctccaatcaggttgtggagatcgccccgagcaatttgacgggtaacgatgaccgcccccaagggttgccaaagtgtacgggtttggtgaccgcccccaagggttgtcatttgtacgggttcggtgaccgccctcaagggtcccttggtggaatcacggcatcttgcattgtgcgagcgcgtgaggagattacggtggccctagtggcttcttggggagcattgtgcctccacaccgctccaaacggagattagcatccgcaagggtgtgaacttcgggatacatcgtcgtctccgcgtgcctcggttatctcttacccgagccctttacttatgcactttactttgtgatagccatattgtttcttgtcatatatcttgctatcacttagttgtttatcttgcttagcataagttgttggtgtacataggtgagcctagttattGTAGGTTTTGTGATTGTtaaattaactgctaggtttattccgcatttattcaagcctaaaccataattattttaaagcgcatattcaccccccctctaggcgacatccacgatctttcatgcggccacctccgccgccgctgtTTGCACCAGATGGAGTTGGCGAGGGGCGCCCGCCTCGGCCGCGGCCCCTGCTGTTGTTGCGCCCGCGGCCTCTGTTGTAGCCGCACCCGCGCCCCCTGTAAGCTAGGTTCGCCGAGGTCTTGAAGCCTGTGTCAGGACCGTCGCCGAGCATCTTCACGCGCTGATCAAACGCTGCAATATGAGCGAACAGATCATCCATGGAGATTTGATTTTTTACTGCGCCGATGGCTGCCACAACATGATCGTAATCCCTGTCGAGGCCAGCAAGAACGTAGTCGACCATCTCTGGGTCCGAGACGGGACGACCTGCCGTTGCGAGCTCATCCCCCAGGTTCTTCATCCTGGAGATATAGGCGCTCCCGGACACGGAGCCTTTCTTTGTGTTGGTGATGGCAATCCGCAGGTTGGTGATGCGTGATTGGGATTGCGAGGCGAACAAGGTGGTGTATCCTTGCTCGCAACTTGGGCGAGGATCTCCATTGAAAGATAATTTAGGAGGTGGCTTAGGACTTGCTGGTCCTTTGTATCCACTGTGCATACAGAGGATTGGGTTTTGTGGCGGTAGTTTTGTCCGCCTCCTGCTACTGCACCGTCTTCGGTGGCGCTGCATCTGATCCGTCCAGAAGGCCGGTGACCTGCGCTCCTCGCAAGCTCGGCATGACATGTGCCTTCCATAAGATGAAGTTGGTCTTGATGAGCTTCTCAGATGGGAGAGCACCAAGGTTGAGGGAGACGATGGATGAGGACGACATGGCGAGGGAAATCGAGGAAGGAGGCTGCTGGCTAGATCGATGGGAAGAGGATGACTCTATATACCATATTagatggaagcgttcctactccctcgtAAGAGAGCCGCGTTGTTTATATTGATTGTGGGCAGGAATAGCCTCTGCCGTGGCTTACAAGATTTCACCGATCGCTAGGATACAGTGGTTACAACGATTGCTAGGATAGATACGTAACAGAGAAGGAGAAGGAGTTTGTTGAGATTACAATAGGATTCTATCTCTAATTCTAACACTTACAAAGTATGGGAGTCATTGGGCCCGAATGAAGTAGTGGATACAACCCTAAAAAGTGATCGATCAGGATCTGTGGAGATGGAGGAGATCTTGCGACTCCCGCAAAGAAAATCACCAGCAGTACTTGGACAGTTGGGTTTAATATGAAAAAGGGTTCccctgctttatattataaagtAACAACACCAAACATACATGACAAGTTCAGGttcaagaagaagcaaaagaaaaagagtGCAATAAGACAGTAATTGAGGTTGAGCTGGGGGCACAACACATCAAACCCCTGCAAATGAAATAAAGCTACTAGCTCGGCGGAGCCATGGAGCTAGCGGTGAAGCGAAGTCCCGCGATGATCATGTTGATGTTATCCCGATAGCGCCGCTTGCTAAGCGGTCTCGAGAGCTGTAAGAAGCCACCCATTTTGTAAATAGCATCAGTCACACGGCAGGGAGACCGTGCTCAATCACTAGCTTAGTTGGGTTTACACGGAACGGTTGCGGTAGCTGCGTGATATATTCGGTGGGAACGCCGGGAAGCCTTGAAGGGTGAGTCGATTAAGAAGGCCGCTAGTTCAGCTTTCGCTATTCAAGCGATCACAATTAACCATGCTCCAAAGCAGAATGTTTTGATCCCGGAAAAGATATGGCAAAACCACAGCCGGGGTCATACAAGCTGAATACTGATGCGTGTTTCTTCAAGGATGGTACTGATGCAGTACCGGCGATCTTGCGTAACTGTCGTGGGGAAGCGATTGCAGGAGCTTCTGAAATGTTTGATCATGCATACAATGCACAGCCTGCTAAAACACTAGCATTTCAGAGAGGGCTCCAAATGATCTTTGATATGGGATGTTCAAAAGTTGAAGTGGAATCCGACTGTTTGGAACTGATGGATGCATGTAACGGAAAGATGGATATTCGAGGACCTAATTCAGCGTTACTTGCTGACTGCTTTCACTCATGGTATTACATCAATCTCTTTCAATTACTGTCCCAGAGAAGCAAACAGGCCGGCACACTTTCTGGCTAGGACTTGTTTTGATTCTAAGATAGCTATGTTTGGGTGGATGTTACTCCTGATTTCTTATTACCTCCTGTACTTCTTGATGTAACATTGTCACGTTATAAATAAAAGTGCCAGCAGGCTTTCCCTAAAAAAAAGTTTCCAATCCACGCCACCACCATTGATGAATCATGGCGAAGCCCGGAAGAAGTACGCAATACATTACACCGACCTTTCGAGATCGCCCCTCTCCAGGCTGTGAATTTCCGGTTAGGTTAACAATTCACAAAATTGTGTTATGGTATCGCATAGCATGGTGTTGCTGCTCCAGTTCTATGCTTTTCTTGAGTTATGTGTTTCTTTTGCCCCACCCCCATTTTAGTCCCTTCTGTATGTAGTAAAACCTATGTAacaaaatgtaagacattttttacaATTCTACATGAAACAAAAACGTCTTATAAAATTTTACACAGATAGTACATCGGAGTTCGGTTGTGTTTTTATCTTTGAATACAAGAATAGGTGGATGCTGTCCATTTTTGTCTTGATATTCCACCCGCTAATCCGTTCTGCAGGGAAGGGCCAACGGCTAGGCCAGCTTCGTCGTCAAGCTCAACAATTAATGCAGATTTGGATTATCATATTCTCGGACTCCGTGGACAGCTCAATAAGCTAAAAGGAGTAATAGCATCTACAGCCACATATGACAAATTCGGTCCCTCAAACGCCCGCGTACACGCCGGCTCATCCGGGCACACATCAAATTTCACTTGTTACATTCGATCATTTCGTACTCGATTCTTATATCCATATAAAGACATGCAAAAGGAAATAGAACTTACGTACTACGTCGATCCTAGCTACTCCTCGTCGGAGATCATGACGATCTCCATGCTCGGCTCCAGCAGCATGAGTGGCAGCTGCAGCTCCGGCCTCCTTCGCCTCTATCGCCGCGTCGAGCTCGCCGAAGAGCGCGTCGTACTCTGtttgctcccgccgaagaaacgccTGATTgacctccacataggcctcatccagGATGGACTTCATGATGGCCTActgctcggccatctcgtcggactgagcgacggcgaactccgcctccgcctgctccatgttgaagGCCGGCACCTGCTGGTCCGGCTTctctgcctcctccacctccattggagccatctcctcctcctcctcttcccccggctgctcctcctcctccggctcagcaatgcgggcggcgcgggcggcttaCCTCGCCCGGATCTGCTGCTGGATCTCGTAACGGCGCTCCGACGTCCGCATGGCATAGTAGGTGATCTTGCTCCGGACCATGGCGGAGTGTCGGAGCGTGGGCAGAGCGCCGAAGCGGGAGAGGGAGAAGGTGGATGGGCTTGGACTGGCGGCGcgaagagggggagggggtgggttaAGGTTGCGGGACGCcaaccggcttaaatagccggatttTGTTTTGGGCGGCGAGCCGAAGCGGCGCCACGCGGCGTCCGTCCGACCGCCAGATTTCCTGGTGTTTCCATGTGGGGCCACGTCGTCAggccgacgtggcgggcgtgcccgggtGCGCCCAGACGCCCCCATATccaccccatatttgggctggatatggtggtgccggtcagcccggatgTTTGAGGGCCGTTTGAGGGGCCCGACTAGATAAAAAATCGTGACTACGCAGTGACCGGACGGTCCATCCGGACGTATGAGGCAGATTTGAGAGGTCCGGTCGTAGATGCTCTAATCGATTGATGATTTCTGCAACGTGTATGAACAGAATATACTGTGCATGTTATAGTATTTGGAATTGAATGAAACCACTGGGGCGGCTAGAGCTTTAGCGTGTAGTGCGATCGTGCAATGCTGCATGCGACTATTTGAGCCATGATGTCCTAATGCTGATAATGTTATTTGAGCTATTTTATCCTTACAAGGCATTTGTTTAGTGTTGCAGGTTGCTAAAGAGATAAATTCAGAGGACAAGTCCCAAAATGATTCCATCTTTCAGCTAGTAAGTGAATAATGATAGGCGGAACACCTAGACTTATCTATCCATCCTTATTATGTTTATGACAACTATCACTAATGTGTTTATGACATATCAATCAGTCATACCTCATGTGCCCATTTCTTCAAACACGATCGGTGATCCTTTACAATTCTTTGCACGCTTAGTTGCCTTACCATCCTTGTATAAAAGTGGCAATACACTGGTTTTGGCCTTATGTTAGCTAGTTGGGCGACTCGTGTTCTAGAGAAGACAAAAGCAGTTATATAGTATATTCATTTTCCAGAACCAATAACGGGATGCGACGTATGCTTATGTTAGAAACGTGGAATGTTCTCTTGTAGTTGTAgtattatctactccctccgtaccataatataagatgttattacataTCAGTTGTATTTATAACTTATATTATGAGACAAAGGAAGTATCTCTGATTTATATATTGTGGATGTTTTTTCAGTAAATGACCCTGACAGAGGCCCATGAAGGGTTAAAGAACAGCATGAGGAGAATAAACAACAAAATCATACAGAATGGCTCGAACCATCTTGTTCATATAGTTTTCTTCGCTGTTGGCTGTTTTTTTTTTCTGGTATAtctagcctccaaattccctcttAACATGTCACCAAATTGTTGTGTCTGTATTCCCCACAGATGTGCCCGTGGCTATGAAAAACTGAATTGAGTCAAATACTCGCCAGGCGTTGTGGCAAATTCAGCATTGTAAGTCGGTATATGTTACAGTATGACAGTACTATGTCATCAGTTGTTGATAGATTAATGATACGCAGTTGATGGAATGGGTTTGTCTTCTGTATCTTGTAAGAGAATCTTGGGGAAGACTAGTATAGGGTCTCACATTAGGTGAGATTAATGAAATCAATCACAAAAATTCATATTTACACATtccgaaaaatttctgaaattatttgacaacataTCTGCGCGTGTGGGAGTGGAACTCACATTAGGTTACAATTTAGAAATGTTCAGTTCTTGCCCATGAGTACAGTACAATATAGGCACTGCTGCTTTTCAAATGTGGGAGTGGAACTCTTCTGCTGACTGCTGTCTCTCTGAACAGCATAGCAGAAGTTCTGCTGATTTCTTGACATGGTGGAAAAGCTGAGCACACTAGACATCGAACTTGAAGTCTGGTTATCATCTTGATCGAAGAGTAAACAGTAATGTTATGTTGACATCTATATTATCTCAGTGAAAGAATGAAGCAGCAATACTTGTCCAATAGATTTCAGAAACCGACCCAAGGAAGTGAAAACTGAATAGTTTCTTTTTAAAACGAAGACGCCAagagcgtccggctttaaattaataaagcccacatcAGGCAGCATACACGAAACCAAAGTCTTACAGAGCACCAAACTGAATAGTACTAGATAATTTGTCTGTGCTACCTAAAATGAAACAATACCGTACACAATGTATGAAAGGCAAAAGGAAAATTTACTATACACCAGTATATCAGCCACACTAGCTACATGCACAGTGCTAGTAGCACACAAAACTTGTCTCTCTGTCCTCAAGGGGCAGCCAGCTCCAGGTCTCCGGTTTTGCTCcccacctgctgctgctgctgcagcagcTCGCTCTTCTGCgcctccagcttcttctgctgGACCTTCTCGCCGTACATGTAGGAGGCGAAGCCCCAGAGGGAGAGCACCAGCGCGATGCCCTTTGGCCCGTCGAACTTCTCGTGGAGGAACATAACGGCGAGGATCTGGGAAAGCGGCAGGAGGACGGCGATCATGATGCCTGCCAGGAGCGAGGAGGCGCACGTGATGAGCCCCATGATGCCCAGGTTGAGCAGCTGCCACGACACGGCGTCCCACACGAGCACCAGGTAGTAGTTGGTCTCGCCGAGCCCGAACGCCGCCGCCTCGCTCCGCAGCGCCCCGAAGTCGCTCTTGATGGCCATGCCGAGCAGGCACACGATCGTGCCGGCGGCGCCCATCACGGCCTGCATCTGCATCACCGTGGAGTAGGGAGGCGGCGTCCTCGCGGCGGGTCCCGTCCGGCGCCCGTATCGCTCCATGGCGACCTCAACGAGCGGCAGCACGAGGCCGGCGAGCGCCGCTGCAGCGATGCCCTCGCAGAACCCGGTCCAGTATGCCTTGGATGTCACGCCCGCCGGCTTCCCGGCTCCGGGCCCGACACCGAGCACCGCCGGGCCGATGATGAGCAGCAAGACGGCGTTGGCCGAGAAGGGCGTGAAGCGGAGCCCGACGAAGAGGAACGCGAACACGGCGGTGAAGGCGAGCTGCGTCGCGAGCAGCAGCGACGACGTGGACAGCGGCAGCGCCTGCGACCCCATCGCGTACACGTAGCAGGACACGGCGTAGAACCCGCCGAGCACGGCGGCCGCGACGACGaggcggagagggaggaggaggttggCGATACCGTGGCGGCGACCGCGGAAGAGGGAGACACACAGGGGTGGGAGGAGGAGCGGCCAGCCGGAGATCTGGAGCAGCGCGGAGAGCCACAGGCGTTGCCCGCCGTGGACGAAGTAGACCCGCAGCAGGAGCGGCCCGCCGGCGCCGATCAGGACGAGGCAGGCGCTGAATATGACCAGCGGCGACGGCCGGTAGCGAGCCGGCGAAGCTGTCGAGGCGGctgtggcgcggggcggcgaggcggttgGTGTCTTCGCTGCTTCTTGCATGGCCGAACTGGCACTAGCAGTTATGGTTGCCATGACGTGTCCTAGCTAGAGGTACTTGTATTGCTACTTTGGCTTACGAGTTTGGTTTGGACTGGCTCCTGTTTGTTAGATGCTCGAGATGGGATGAGCTTGTGTGTTAGATGACAGGCTTGTGGGGGTTTATATAGGAGCAGGAAGATGTTAACAATGAGTCGGACCCCGGAGAAAAAAAATTAACTACACTAATTAGTTAGATGGTCAGTCAACataaaggaaggaggagagaagtACACACGTAACAGTTAACAATGAGCTCTTCAATCTATATGTTATGTTTTCAATTCAAGATATATTTGTCTCGGAGCGCTGCCGATAATGGCAGTGGTATGTACTACTCCACCTGCATTCATCTTGATATTTTTCGTGCATGTTTAATACTGCTTCCGTCCCATAATGTCAGATATTTTTcgacactatactagtgtcaaaaagcgtcttacattatgggacggagggagtattcatttGTCCGATAACGGCGCAAGAGTTAGGCTATTTTCTTGGAGAAGAAGACGCCGTGGCATGAAGCTTCCAGGGCCGAGGCCGAGTCCTCGACAAGGGTTNNNNNNNNNNNNNNNNNNNNNNNNNNNNNNNNNNNNNNNNNNNNNNNNNNNNNNNNNNNNNNNNNNNNNNNNNNNNNNNNNNNNNNNNNNNNNNNNNNNNNNNNNNNNNNNNNNNNNNNNNNNNNNNNNNNNNNNNNNNNNNNNNNNNNNNNNNNNNNNNNNNNNNNNNNNNNNNNNNNNNNNNNNNNNNNNNNNNNNNNNNNNNNNNNNNNNNNNNNNNNNNNNNNNNNNNNNNNNNNNNNNNNNNNNNNNNNNNNNNNNNNNNNNNNNNNNNNNNNNNNNNNNNNNNNNNNNNNNNNNNNNNNNNNNNNNNNNNNNTGGGCAGATGATAAGGAGCATGTCCATTTTCGTGATTGAATTGAATTGCCCAAAAAAATATAGAAGAAGAAGGCGACGCGGCACGACTGAGTCCGAGACGAGGGCTCGCCGTGACCTCATCTGAGACAAGTGGCGGGAAGCTACGAGGGAGACGAAGGGGAGAGATGGATGACACTATTTTCTTGTTTCCAAGAAACTGATAAATAGTCCGTCCCATTTTCGCGATTGAATTGAATTTGCATAAATACATAAAAGCATTAATCTCCTCCATGTGCCCTTTTGCGCCTTCCACATACATGATCTTCCACTAGGAGCATGCTACCGCAATCTTTCTCAGGATCACATGTAAACAAAGCCAAGTGTTTTTGTTAAAGCACAAATCATTCCTGCATCTCCAGATAGCCCAAAGAGTAGCATCATGAACAAGGTTATTGCCTTGGTTCTTTTTGTTGCTAACCCACCATCTAGCCACACTTTCGTAAGTGACATGGGCATCAATGCTAGTAAGAGAGCTGGTAATTTTCCAAACTTCAACAACAATCACATAGTCAAAAAAAAAAACATGTGTATGCACATGATTCCGCTTCACAACAGAAAAAGGCAAGGGACATCATCTAAATGTTGTCTTTGACAAGGTTATCCCTAGTAAGCAGTTTGTTATGAGAAACAAACCATAAAAATATATGAATTGTAGGAGGAAGAGGAACAATCAATTGCCAAATAGCAGGAATATAAACAAGAACACTCCTCCTAAAATTGGCAAGAGCATACATTGATCTAAACAGAGTAAACTCCAACAGATTCCAACTTCCAAATGATAGCATCATCCTCATTCATTTAAATGCAAGGATTAAGCAATACTCACTAAATCAAACCAAAGGAGCAGCAACCTATTATCCACACATCTCCTAAAGGTTATCTTTAAATTGCAACCGACCCAAGCATCAGATATAGTTATATTTTGCTCATTGGCAATAATATGCAGCTCACAAAACTGAGAATAGCTAAATGATCATTTGATGTTCTTTTATGTCACAACTCATGGCCGAGTAAGGGTTACTAAAAAAAAACGAGTAAGGGATGACACTTGCTTCATACATTGACCGGGGCGCAACAGCAACTTGCATGCGAAACGGTCAAAGTTTCATGACCCTGAACTCGTGCCGTGCTTAATTTAACCATTCTCTTATTTTTAATCAAATTTGAACACCATTCTCTTTCTCTAACTCTCTTCTAATTAAAGTTGACCATTTTCAGTAAGCACTATGCTTCCGTGTCCATGACCAACGACCACTTCTCAATGCCAATAGCACCGGTAAAATACTAAGCCTAGCCTAGCTACAACGAAAGCCTCTCTAATACTACATAAGTACTCCACACATGCATGTACGTAGACGTGATGATTGTTTACCAAGAAGAAAACAAGATGATTGTTTACCGAGAAGAAAACAAAGGTGAAGCGCCTGCGCAGAAAGTGCAGCCTTGGGCTGGATGTGTTTGGTAATTGGTCTGCGCATGGCCGCCGCCGGGACCGAGTAATTAGAACGCATGTGCCTTGTTGCCCCCAACTTGACAACTTTCATTTCTGTATCTTGAGAGATTTTGGAAGTACTGGCTTTTTTTAAATTTGCTCCGTAATCTACTTTCTGATATTTATGTTGGCATTTTTGCGATGATCTAAATTGCTAATTGTAGCTGGACCAAGATTCCGATGAACAGTAACGTAACATGCTCCCTCTCTAGACCGGCCAATCGACATAAGCAGTGCATGGCTACAACATTTCACTCATTTTACTACATTtcagaaaatgtgttttttagaACACTAATTTCActcaattcaaaaaacaattccACCATTTCGAAAACTTACGTCATATCATTGGAAAATCATATTCCCCTCAT from Triticum aestivum cultivar Chinese Spring chromosome 4A, IWGSC CS RefSeq v2.1, whole genome shotgun sequence harbors:
- the LOC123083083 gene encoding purine permease 3; the encoded protein is MATITASASSAMQEAAKTPTASPPRATAASTASPARYRPSPLVIFSACLVLIGAGGPLLLRVYFVHGGQRLWLSALLQISGWPLLLPPLCVSLFRGRRHGIANLLLPLRLVVAAAVLGGFYAVSCYVYAMGSQALPLSTSSLLLATQLAFTAVFAFLFVGLRFTPFSANAVLLLIIGPAVLGVGPGAGKPAGVTSKAYWTGFCEGIAAAALAGLVLPLVEVAMERYGRRTGPAARTPPPYSTVMQMQAVMGAAGTIVCLLGMAIKSDFGALRSEAAAFGLGETNYYLVLVWDAVSWQLLNLGIMGLITCASSLLAGIMIAVLLPLSQILAVMFLHEKFDGPKGIALVLSLWGFASYMYGEKVQQKKLEAQKSELLQQQQQVGSKTGDLELAAP